In Tissierellales bacterium, the DNA window CACCTTATTGTTCATCTCTTCACCCATTATATTTAGATAATATTCTAAATAAATTATGCCATGACCCTCATCGTCTAGTTCTAGTTTCATCTCATGAGTGTGAATCGTTATATCCATATAACCATAAGGAGTAATATACTTGCTCTCAGTAGTTTCTTTTAGTTTATATATCATTGCAGAATCGTGATCTGTGTATCTTATGATTTCAACAACATCTTCCGATTC includes these proteins:
- a CDS encoding DUF1934 domain-containing protein, with the translated sequence ESEDVVEIIRYTDHDSAMIYKLKETTESKYITPYGYMDITIHTHEMKLELDDEGHGIIYLEYYLNIMGEEMNNKVEIIVR